One part of the Lachnospiraceae bacterium JLR.KK002 genome encodes these proteins:
- a CDS encoding RnfABCDGE type electron transport complex subunit D, whose protein sequence is MSDLYNVSSSSHIRAKDTSAKIMLYVAIALLPASLFGIWNFGLRALILILVCVATCVASEWIFEKLIHKKSTINDFSAVVTGLLLALNLPHTLPVWQAVLGSVFAIVIVKMLFGGLGQNFMNPALGARCFLLVSFAGTMTSFTYDGVTGATPLALLKNGETVDTMKMLLGTTAGTIGETSVIAVLLGAIFLILMGVIDLTIPASYILSFGVFVLLFGGHGFDMTYLTAHLCGGGLMLGAFFMATDYVTSPITPMGRVVYGIVLGILTGLFRLFGANAEGVSFAIILGNLLVPIIEKFTIPRAFGQKKEVKQHE, encoded by the coding sequence GTGAGTGATTTGTATAACGTATCATCCTCATCCCACATCCGTGCCAAAGATACATCCGCAAAAATTATGCTTTATGTGGCGATTGCACTGCTGCCGGCCAGCCTGTTTGGCATCTGGAATTTTGGGCTCAGAGCTCTGATACTGATTTTAGTATGTGTTGCAACCTGCGTGGCTTCAGAATGGATTTTTGAGAAGCTGATACATAAAAAGAGTACCATCAACGATTTCAGCGCTGTGGTAACAGGCCTTCTGCTGGCATTGAACCTGCCTCACACCTTACCTGTCTGGCAGGCGGTTCTGGGCAGCGTATTTGCCATTGTTATAGTAAAAATGCTGTTCGGCGGTCTGGGTCAGAACTTTATGAATCCGGCTCTGGGAGCCAGATGTTTCCTGCTGGTATCCTTTGCGGGAACCATGACCAGCTTTACTTATGACGGCGTAACCGGAGCTACCCCGCTGGCTCTGTTAAAGAACGGGGAAACCGTGGATACCATGAAAATGCTGCTGGGAACCACAGCGGGGACTATCGGTGAGACAAGTGTAATTGCTGTTTTGCTGGGAGCAATTTTCCTGATTCTGATGGGTGTAATTGATCTGACAATCCCGGCAAGTTATATTCTTTCGTTCGGCGTTTTTGTATTGCTGTTCGGCGGCCATGGATTTGATATGACTTATCTGACAGCCCATCTCTGCGGCGGCGGTCTGATGCTGGGTGCATTTTTCATGGCTACGGATTATGTAACTTCCCCCATTACCCCCATGGGAAGGGTGGTATACGGAATTGTCCTTGGAATTCTGACAGGATTGTTCCGTCTGTTCGGAGCCAATGCGGAGGGCGTTTCCTTTGCCATTATTCTGGGCAACCTTCTGGTGCCGATTATTGAGAAATTTACCATTCCAAGGGCATTTGGTCAGAAAAAGGAGGTAAAACAGCATGAATAA
- a CDS encoding RnfABCDGE type electron transport complex subunit G: protein MNKKIVHDALILTAFTLVLGFLLGVVYDITKEPIAAAEKAALDEAYKVVFADAETFEEDETFDMAEAAKLLGESEFSKDEITAVNKALDGSGNVLGYVINVTSHEGSQADISFSVGIQSDGTLNGYSITSISETPGLGVLVQEEPFYSQFEGKTEETYTVVKTAPASDSEIQAVTGATISSRAVTNGVNACLLYFRSALQGGN from the coding sequence ATGAATAAGAAGATTGTACATGACGCGTTGATTTTAACCGCCTTTACCCTGGTACTGGGATTTTTGCTGGGCGTGGTCTATGATATAACGAAAGAGCCCATTGCGGCAGCCGAGAAAGCAGCGCTGGATGAAGCCTATAAAGTAGTGTTCGCAGACGCGGAGACCTTTGAAGAAGATGAAACCTTTGATATGGCCGAAGCTGCAAAACTGCTGGGAGAAAGTGAATTTTCCAAAGATGAGATTACAGCAGTGAACAAAGCTCTGGACGGTTCCGGAAATGTGCTGGGATATGTAATCAATGTAACTTCCCATGAAGGAAGCCAGGCGGATATTTCTTTTTCCGTGGGTATTCAGAGCGACGGAACTCTGAACGGATATTCTATTACATCCATCAGTGAGACGCCGGGCCTTGGAGTACTTGTACAGGAAGAACCTTTTTATTCCCAGTTTGAGGGAAAGACAGAAGAGACTTATACGGTGGTAAAGACAGCTCCGGCCTCTGACAGTGAGATTCAGGCGGTAACCGGCGCAACCATTTCTTCCAGAGCAGTCACCAACGGCGTGAACGCATGTCTGTTGTATTTCAGAAGTGCTTTGCAGGGAGGTAACTAA
- a CDS encoding electron transport complex subunit E, whose product MNKYVERLYNGIIKENPTFVLMLGMCPTLAVTSSAVNGIGMGLSTTVVLVMSNLLISMFRKVIPNGVRMPAYIVVVASLVTIVQFIMQAYTPALSASLGVYIPLIVVNCIILGRAESYASKNPIAPSIFDGLGMGLGFTIGLTCIGLIRQILGASLGITVFIMAPGAFLVLAFLVAGMNVVRDKMEKKGKPLAAPSGCMTGDCASCSQSAMCTGKLPDAAKKSAEQEAK is encoded by the coding sequence ATGAATAAATATGTAGAACGTTTGTATAACGGTATTATTAAGGAAAATCCTACCTTTGTGCTGATGCTGGGCATGTGTCCCACATTGGCGGTAACATCTTCCGCAGTCAACGGAATCGGTATGGGCCTTTCCACCACAGTGGTGCTTGTTATGTCCAACCTGCTGATTTCCATGTTCCGTAAAGTAATTCCCAACGGAGTGCGTATGCCGGCCTATATTGTGGTGGTAGCTTCTCTGGTTACCATCGTACAGTTTATCATGCAGGCCTATACGCCGGCCCTTTCCGCATCTCTGGGCGTGTATATTCCTCTGATTGTGGTAAACTGTATCATCCTGGGAAGAGCGGAAAGCTACGCTTCCAAAAATCCCATTGCGCCTTCCATTTTTGACGGACTTGGCATGGGCCTTGGATTTACCATCGGCCTGACCTGTATCGGATTAATCCGCCAGATTCTGGGTGCAAGCCTTGGAATTACCGTATTTATTATGGCTCCCGGCGCATTTCTGGTGCTGGCGTTCCTGGTTGCCGGCATGAATGTGGTCCGTGACAAAATGGAAAAGAAAGGCAAACCGCTGGCAGCTCCGTCCGGCTGTATGACCGGAGACTGCGCAAGCTGTTCCCAGTCAGCCATGTGTACCGGAAAATTGCCGGATGCGGCAAAGAAATCAGCAGAACAGGAGGCGAAATAA
- the rsxA gene encoding electron transport complex subunit RsxA, with product MKELLIIAIGSAIVNNVVLSQFLGICPFLGVSRKTETAAGMGGAVIFVITLASFVTGLIYKFILTPCHVEYLQTIVFILVIASLVQFVEMFLKKNMPPLYESLGVFLPLITTNCAVLGVALNNVSKGYDLLQGVVNGLATSVGFFIAIVIMAGIREKIEYNDIPRRFQGTAIVLITASLMSIAFMGFSGMI from the coding sequence ATGAAAGAATTATTGATTATAGCAATCGGCTCAGCCATTGTAAATAATGTAGTGTTAAGCCAGTTCCTTGGAATCTGTCCGTTCCTGGGTGTTTCCAGGAAGACGGAGACGGCAGCCGGAATGGGCGGCGCGGTTATCTTTGTTATTACGCTGGCCTCTTTTGTAACGGGACTGATTTATAAATTTATTTTGACGCCCTGTCATGTGGAATATCTGCAGACCATTGTATTTATTCTGGTCATTGCGTCACTGGTGCAGTTTGTGGAAATGTTCCTGAAGAAAAATATGCCTCCTCTGTATGAATCTCTGGGCGTGTTCCTTCCTCTGATTACTACCAACTGTGCGGTACTGGGTGTTGCCCTGAACAATGTAAGCAAAGGTTATGATTTACTGCAGGGCGTGGTAAACGGTCTTGCAACCTCCGTTGGATTCTTTATTGCCATTGTGATTATGGCAGGTATCCGTGAGAAGATTGAATATAATGATATTCCCAGACGGTTTCAGGGAACGGCCATTGTGCTGATTACAGCCAGCTTAATGTCAATCGCCTTTATGGGATTCTCAGGAATGATTTAG
- a CDS encoding RnfABCDGE type electron transport complex subunit B: MNITAIIIAALVVGGTGIFLGFFLGIFGEKFKVEVDEREEAILGVLPGNNCGGCGYAGCSGLAAAIVKGEAPVNQCPVGGDPVAAQIGDIMGVSAEGGVKMVAFVKCAGDCEKAEQDYEYTGVEDCAAMAFIPGGGPKSCSYGCLGYGSCVKACPFDAVHIINGIAVVDKDACKACGKCVAACPKNLIELVPCDAKNKVQCSSRDKGKDVMAACSVGCIGCKLCEKNCPEGAVTVTDNIAHIDYEKCTGCGTCAEKCPKKIISRAG; this comes from the coding sequence ATGAATATAACAGCAATTATCATTGCCGCCCTGGTAGTGGGCGGAACTGGTATTTTCCTTGGCTTTTTCCTTGGAATCTTCGGGGAAAAATTCAAAGTGGAAGTAGATGAGAGAGAAGAAGCAATTTTGGGCGTTCTGCCGGGAAATAACTGCGGCGGCTGCGGTTATGCAGGATGTTCCGGTCTTGCGGCGGCCATTGTAAAGGGCGAGGCTCCGGTGAATCAGTGTCCCGTGGGGGGCGACCCGGTGGCAGCTCAGATTGGTGATATTATGGGTGTTTCCGCAGAAGGCGGCGTGAAAATGGTGGCTTTTGTGAAATGTGCCGGAGACTGCGAGAAGGCAGAACAGGATTACGAATATACCGGCGTGGAAGACTGCGCAGCCATGGCGTTTATTCCCGGAGGCGGACCGAAATCCTGCAGTTACGGATGCCTGGGGTATGGAAGCTGTGTGAAAGCATGTCCCTTTGACGCGGTACATATTATCAACGGAATTGCAGTGGTGGATAAAGACGCCTGCAAAGCCTGCGGCAAATGCGTGGCGGCCTGTCCGAAGAACCTGATTGAGCTGGTACCCTGTGATGCAAAGAATAAGGTACAGTGCAGTTCCAGAGACAAGGGCAAGGATGTGATGGCAGCCTGCTCCGTAGGATGTATCGGATGTAAACTCTGTGAGAAGAACTGTCCGGAAGGGGCAGTTACCGTAACGGATAACATTGCTCATATTGATTATGAGAAATGTACCGGCTGCGGAACCTGCGCGGAGAAATGTCCGAAGAAGATTATCAGCAGGGCAGGATAG
- a CDS encoding GNAT family N-acetyltransferase → MVIKERNVQLKNGRSVLLKSALPEHAKALCRHRYITSGETHFMARYPEECGESTERMRERLESLEKDERDFLVTAFLDGEIIGDAGVTKIRNHVKSRHRCYFGISVLQEYTGLGLGSRMLELALEQAWENGFEQLELGVFSDNERAIRLYEKYGFQKTGVSPRAFKLKDGTYRDEILMVRMKKEDFFFYDTEDLENEEIKLVLEKTAGED, encoded by the coding sequence ATGGTAATCAAAGAAAGAAACGTGCAGTTGAAAAACGGGCGGAGCGTGCTGTTAAAAAGCGCGTTGCCGGAACATGCAAAAGCTCTTTGCCGGCACAGGTACATTACCTCCGGGGAAACGCACTTTATGGCGCGATATCCGGAAGAATGCGGTGAAAGTACGGAGCGTATGAGGGAACGTCTGGAATCTCTGGAAAAGGACGAAAGGGATTTCCTGGTGACAGCATTTCTGGATGGAGAAATCATAGGAGATGCGGGGGTTACCAAAATAAGAAATCATGTCAAATCCCGGCACAGATGTTATTTCGGCATTTCTGTTTTGCAGGAATACACAGGACTTGGCCTGGGCAGCCGGATGCTGGAACTGGCGCTGGAGCAGGCCTGGGAAAATGGATTTGAACAGCTGGAGCTGGGCGTATTTTCAGATAACGAAAGAGCCATACGTCTCTATGAAAAATATGGTTTTCAGAAGACGGGCGTCAGTCCCAGGGCATTTAAATTAAAAGACGGGACATACCGAGATGAGATTCTGATGGTACGGATGAAGAAAGAAGATTTTTTCTTTTACGATACGGAAGACCTGGAAAATGAAGAAATAAAACTGGTGCTGGAGAAGACTGCCGGAGAGGACTGA
- a CDS encoding MerR family transcriptional regulator: MKNQNHKMLTIGQFAAMHGINKKTLMWYDEIGLFPPAMVSPQNGYRYYSYRQSSILETILLLRELDVSVSEIQDFMKNRSARSLKHLLDEKITELDRHIAHLQGLRNTLASHHQNMTTLLQMNLSEITFVEKEACPLVTADISRQVSFEEEVELITRETRKYRLRRLHDASYGTMIPVEHLYQGRFDEYSSLFVELPFPVPEEGLHLRPGGTYLRAFFRGNWDYLPEKYREILDFARKEGVTLLGHSYETGINETVIDRMEDYIVQIEIPIFTPSRLQIAK; this comes from the coding sequence ATGAAAAATCAAAATCATAAAATGCTTACCATCGGGCAGTTTGCCGCCATGCATGGAATTAATAAGAAAACCCTGATGTGGTATGACGAAATCGGCCTGTTTCCCCCTGCCATGGTCAGCCCGCAGAATGGATACCGCTATTACAGCTACCGCCAGAGTTCCATTCTGGAGACCATTCTGCTGCTGCGGGAACTGGATGTATCTGTAAGTGAAATTCAGGATTTTATGAAAAACCGTTCCGCCCGCAGCCTGAAACACCTGCTGGATGAGAAAATCACGGAACTGGACCGGCATATCGCCCATTTGCAGGGACTTCGGAACACACTGGCCAGCCATCATCAGAACATGACAACGCTGCTGCAGATGAATTTATCTGAAATCACATTTGTGGAAAAAGAAGCATGTCCCCTGGTTACCGCAGACATCAGCAGACAGGTCTCTTTTGAAGAAGAAGTGGAACTGATTACCAGGGAGACCCGGAAATACCGGCTCCGCCGCCTCCATGACGCTTCCTACGGAACCATGATTCCCGTGGAACATCTGTATCAGGGAAGATTTGACGAATATTCCAGCCTGTTTGTGGAACTTCCTTTCCCTGTTCCGGAAGAAGGTCTCCACCTGCGGCCCGGCGGAACATATCTCCGGGCTTTTTTTCGGGGAAACTGGGATTATCTGCCGGAAAAATACAGGGAAATTCTGGATTTTGCCCGTAAAGAAGGAGTAACCCTCCTGGGCCACTCCTATGAAACAGGTATCAATGAAACGGTCATTGACCGTATGGAAGATTATATTGTGCAGATTGAGATTCCCATTTTCACTCCATCCCGATTGCAGATAGCAAAATAG
- a CDS encoding MATE family efflux transporter: protein MENQNAYQKPVTLKNILKFAVPTIVMTMFMSFYTMVDGLFVSNLLGTGALSAINLTAPVIQFVTAISTMLATGGSAVIMRKMGEQKEKEAREDFTALILVNVAAGLFMWAAGSLAMSHIFAGMNLSAEVAGYCTDYLKHYLMFTVPILLMNNFTLYMIACGKATLSLVCSVSGGLLNMALDFCFLAVFPMGIRGAAIATGLGYSVTAVAGLAVFSRKKNLLHFEKPVFRFQVLKSAAANGCSEMATAMVTGIITLIFNWTMLKYVGEDGVAAITIIMYVLMFASSLYTGYSYGVAPMLSFYYGEKNREKLRKLMKVSLKVIGVLSLATVALSLAVTRPLVSVFARPDNPVYELAVTGNRICTLALLFIGFNIFASGMFTALSNGMVSAVLAFSRSFVFMLITMLVLPALLGVNGIWLATPAAELMAFALSLFMFRKYRERYGYYGRITNEKTQKSYEFAESELENPGGI from the coding sequence ATGGAAAATCAAAATGCGTATCAGAAACCGGTAACACTGAAAAATATTCTGAAATTTGCTGTTCCTACCATTGTTATGACCATGTTTATGTCTTTTTACACTATGGTAGACGGTCTGTTTGTATCCAACCTGCTTGGTACCGGAGCCTTGTCAGCCATCAATCTCACCGCTCCGGTTATTCAGTTTGTGACTGCCATTTCCACCATGCTGGCCACGGGAGGCAGTGCGGTAATTATGAGGAAGATGGGGGAACAGAAAGAGAAAGAAGCGAGAGAGGATTTCACGGCCCTGATTCTGGTGAATGTGGCTGCGGGCCTTTTTATGTGGGCAGCGGGTTCTCTGGCTATGAGCCATATATTTGCCGGTATGAACCTGTCGGCAGAAGTTGCCGGGTACTGTACGGATTATCTGAAACATTATCTGATGTTTACCGTACCCATTCTGCTGATGAATAACTTTACCCTTTACATGATTGCATGTGGGAAAGCCACTTTGTCGCTGGTGTGTTCCGTAAGCGGGGGCCTGCTGAACATGGCGCTGGATTTCTGCTTTCTTGCAGTGTTCCCCATGGGAATCCGCGGAGCGGCCATTGCTACGGGGCTGGGATATTCTGTTACTGCAGTGGCAGGACTTGCGGTATTCAGCCGGAAAAAGAATCTGCTGCACTTTGAGAAGCCTGTGTTCCGGTTTCAGGTGCTGAAATCTGCTGCCGCCAATGGCTGTTCGGAGATGGCTACCGCCATGGTAACCGGAATCATTACTTTAATATTCAACTGGACTATGCTAAAATATGTGGGTGAAGATGGTGTTGCAGCCATTACGATTATTATGTATGTACTGATGTTTGCAAGTTCCCTTTATACCGGCTATTCCTATGGGGTGGCTCCCATGCTCAGTTTTTATTACGGAGAGAAAAACAGGGAAAAGCTCCGTAAACTGATGAAAGTCAGCCTGAAGGTAATCGGCGTCTTGTCCCTGGCCACGGTGGCGCTGTCTCTGGCAGTGACCAGGCCTCTGGTATCGGTATTTGCCCGGCCGGATAATCCGGTGTATGAACTGGCGGTGACAGGAAACCGAATCTGCACGCTGGCATTGCTCTTTATCGGATTTAATATTTTTGCCAGCGGAATGTTTACCGCCTTGTCCAACGGAATGGTTTCGGCAGTACTGGCATTTTCCCGTTCCTTTGTATTCATGCTGATTACCATGCTGGTGCTTCCGGCCCTGCTGGGTGTAAACGGAATCTGGCTGGCCACGCCGGCGGCGGAGCTGATGGCTTTTGCATTGTCCCTTTTCATGTTCCGGAAGTACAGAGAGCGGTATGGATATTATGGGAGGATTACTAATGAAAAAACTCAGAAAAGTTATGAATTTGCTGAAAGTGAACTGGAAAACCCTGGCGGGATTTGA
- a CDS encoding glycerophosphodiester phosphodiesterase family protein, whose translation MKKLRKVMNLLKVNWKTLAGFEILYKILSFTVFTPLFLGCFHGIMKATGYNYLTLENIGSFLLNPVTVAGLLLLLFLIVLAGLELLLLKWLYAFHYFTLEGCNFKEARKRSRHLSKNHRGRDLLTLLGCQTVLALLYFLFLLSVAGFSFYLYGISNHKIELRTEHEGIMEVTAHRGASSFYPENTMAAFEGAARLGTDWIELDVQQSGDGQIIVLHDTSFKRTTGVAGNTWELAYEEIEKLDNGSFFDSRFAGEKIPLLAEVISFAKEHDIKLNIELKPTGHETDFEKNVVDLIEAADFADSCVITSQVYEVLERVKAYRENIRTVYVMSFAYGDINQLGAADHFSIEATSVTEKMVFDVHNAGKELYAWTVNTEENIDRMIELHVDNIITDNVTLAKERIFLSRTGNLWEKYVKFLQEL comes from the coding sequence ATGAAAAAACTCAGAAAAGTTATGAATTTGCTGAAAGTGAACTGGAAAACCCTGGCGGGATTTGAAATTTTGTATAAAATCCTGTCGTTTACCGTGTTTACACCCCTGTTTTTGGGGTGTTTTCATGGGATTATGAAGGCAACCGGTTACAATTACCTGACTCTGGAGAATATCGGCTCTTTTCTGCTGAACCCTGTCACAGTTGCCGGCCTGTTGCTGCTGCTCTTTCTGATTGTACTGGCGGGGCTGGAGCTGTTACTGCTGAAATGGCTGTATGCCTTTCATTATTTTACTCTGGAGGGATGTAACTTTAAAGAGGCCAGAAAGAGAAGCCGGCATCTGAGTAAAAATCACAGGGGAAGAGATTTGCTGACGCTGCTGGGGTGCCAGACCGTGCTGGCTCTTCTGTATTTTCTGTTTCTGCTGTCGGTGGCTGGCTTCAGTTTTTATCTTTACGGTATTTCCAATCATAAAATTGAGCTGCGGACAGAACATGAGGGAATTATGGAGGTGACAGCCCATCGGGGAGCTTCTTCTTTTTATCCGGAAAATACCATGGCGGCTTTCGAGGGGGCGGCCAGACTGGGAACAGACTGGATTGAACTGGACGTGCAGCAGAGCGGAGACGGACAGATTATTGTCCTTCATGACACCAGTTTCAAGCGGACCACAGGCGTTGCCGGGAATACCTGGGAACTGGCGTATGAGGAAATAGAGAAGCTGGATAACGGAAGTTTTTTTGACAGCAGGTTTGCCGGCGAGAAAATTCCGTTGCTGGCAGAAGTGATTTCTTTTGCAAAAGAGCATGATATAAAATTAAATATTGAATTGAAGCCCACAGGCCATGAAACAGACTTTGAAAAGAACGTGGTGGATTTGATAGAAGCAGCGGATTTTGCAGATTCATGCGTGATTACTTCTCAGGTGTATGAAGTTCTGGAGCGTGTGAAAGCATATCGTGAAAACATCCGGACCGTGTACGTGATGAGTTTTGCATACGGAGATATCAATCAGCTTGGGGCGGCGGATCATTTCAGCATAGAGGCCACAAGCGTTACGGAAAAGATGGTTTTCGATGTGCATAATGCGGGAAAGGAACTGTATGCCTGGACCGTAAACACAGAAGAAAACATAGACCGTATGATTGAACTTCATGTGGACAATATCATTACCGATAATGTGACGCTGGCCAAAGAGCGTATCTTTCTGAGCAGGACAGGAAACCTGTGGGAGAAATACGTGAAGTTCCTGCAGGAGCTGTGA
- a CDS encoding MATE family efflux transporter — MKGNFWKRYIGDKAFYRMVLLIVVPVIIQNGITNFVSLLDNIMVGQVGTEQMSGVAIVNQFMTVFNICIFGGVSSAGIFTAQYYGQGSQEGVRNTFRFKFIICILMTILAVGLFLTAGEELIMLYLHEGAQTGDIARTLEYGKEYLTVIIFGIVPYAVSQTYASTLRETGETVLPMKAGIAAVLVNLMGNYLLIFGKLGLPALGAVGAALATNMARVVECAILMCWTYRHRKEHPFIEGAYRSLRIPRELTVNIIRKGIPIMLNEIAWSTGQAFLLQCYSVRGLSVVAGLNISSTVSNLFNVVFLSIGGAIAIIVGQLLGAGKMEEARDTDRKLLFFTVSTCLVCGSLLALISPFFPLIYNTSGEVQSLATGFILIAAGCMPLYAFMHGCYFTLRSGGKTWITVLFDSVYVWAVDIPLAFVLANFTGLPIVYVYLSCQMIETLKCILGYVLVKKGIWLQNIVDG; from the coding sequence ATGAAAGGGAATTTTTGGAAAAGGTACATAGGCGATAAGGCATTTTACCGGATGGTCCTGCTGATTGTGGTGCCTGTTATTATCCAGAACGGGATTACCAACTTTGTAAGCCTTCTGGACAATATTATGGTGGGACAGGTAGGCACGGAGCAGATGAGCGGCGTCGCCATTGTGAACCAGTTTATGACGGTATTCAATATCTGTATTTTTGGCGGCGTTTCCAGCGCCGGGATTTTTACTGCCCAGTATTACGGGCAGGGAAGCCAGGAGGGGGTGCGCAATACCTTCCGGTTTAAATTTATCATCTGCATTCTGATGACGATTCTGGCTGTCGGGCTGTTTCTCACAGCCGGAGAAGAACTGATTATGCTGTATCTCCACGAGGGCGCTCAGACCGGAGATATTGCCAGAACACTGGAATATGGAAAAGAATATCTGACGGTGATTATTTTTGGTATTGTGCCTTATGCCGTTTCCCAGACTTATGCCAGTACGTTGCGTGAGACAGGGGAAACCGTACTGCCCATGAAGGCCGGAATTGCCGCGGTTCTGGTAAATCTTATGGGAAATTATCTGCTGATTTTCGGAAAACTCGGATTGCCTGCTCTGGGAGCCGTGGGCGCGGCTCTTGCAACGAATATGGCCAGAGTGGTGGAATGCGCCATACTGATGTGCTGGACATACCGTCATCGGAAGGAACATCCCTTTATCGAAGGGGCTTACCGCAGCCTGCGGATACCCAGGGAGCTGACCGTAAATATTATCCGGAAGGGAATTCCTATTATGCTCAATGAGATTGCCTGGTCCACCGGGCAGGCTTTTTTGCTGCAGTGCTATTCTGTCCGGGGATTGTCTGTGGTGGCGGGACTGAATATTTCCAGCACTGTTTCCAACCTGTTTAATGTGGTGTTCCTGTCCATCGGAGGAGCCATTGCAATTATTGTGGGGCAGCTTCTGGGAGCCGGAAAAATGGAAGAAGCCAGGGATACGGACCGGAAACTGCTGTTTTTTACCGTTTCCACCTGCCTGGTGTGCGGAAGCCTGCTGGCATTGATTTCACCCTTCTTCCCGCTGATTTACAATACTTCCGGAGAGGTGCAGAGCCTTGCCACGGGATTTATCCTGATTGCTGCGGGATGTATGCCCCTGTATGCTTTTATGCACGGCTGCTATTTTACCCTGCGTTCCGGCGGAAAAACCTGGATTACCGTGCTGTTTGACAGCGTGTATGTGTGGGCAGTGGATATTCCCCTTGCTTTCGTGCTGGCGAATTTTACCGGGTTGCCCATTGTGTATGTGTATCTGAGCTGCCAGATGATTGAGACGCTGAAATGTATTCTGGGTTACGTACTGGTGAAAAAGGGAATCTGGCTGCAGAATATTGTGGATGGGTAA
- a CDS encoding putative ABC transporter permease, with translation MIYTGFELVCLFFLYSFLGWCLEVVYAAAGRKKFINRGFLNGMICPVYGFSMVFMLVFMDSLREEWFYLFLGCMIVGTVTELLTGLLLEKAFHLRLWDYSGRRFQAGGYICLAAAAIWGGLGIFVIKFLNPILVGVLENIPYLPGIVVLSGLCLILAVDVIMTVGALLKIKNQNQAMSEIAEGLNQAAKSLQAVIVRLVDRRMNRAFPGLEQKKAETEEEKQELIRQKTVFAYGCSFYKVMWIFFLGAFLGALVEMVFCRFTMGWWMSRSSLVYGTFSLVWGIGVAGATIVLYRYRNQEDSHIFLAGTLLGGAYEYICSVFTELAFGTVFWDYSDIPFNLGGRINLLYCFFWGIAAWVWMKRLYPLISRWIEKIPKKAGKILTWIFLVFMVWDIGISALALARYGERAQGIPPAHELAVWLDREFPDERMDEIYPSAKTMEKVGQE, from the coding sequence ATGATATATACAGGATTTGAACTGGTGTGCCTGTTCTTTCTCTACAGCTTTCTGGGCTGGTGCCTGGAAGTGGTGTATGCTGCTGCGGGCCGCAAAAAATTCATTAACCGTGGATTTCTGAATGGAATGATTTGTCCGGTGTACGGATTTTCCATGGTGTTTATGCTGGTATTTATGGATTCCCTGAGAGAAGAGTGGTTCTATCTGTTTCTGGGCTGCATGATTGTGGGAACGGTCACGGAGCTGCTGACAGGGTTACTGCTGGAAAAAGCGTTCCATCTCAGGCTCTGGGATTATTCCGGGCGCAGGTTCCAGGCCGGCGGTTATATTTGTCTGGCGGCGGCTGCAATCTGGGGAGGTCTGGGGATTTTTGTGATAAAATTTCTCAATCCCATTCTGGTGGGAGTGCTGGAGAACATACCTTATCTGCCGGGAATTGTTGTATTATCGGGTCTCTGCCTGATACTGGCGGTGGATGTGATTATGACCGTCGGCGCACTGCTTAAAATAAAAAACCAGAATCAGGCCATGTCTGAGATTGCGGAAGGGCTGAATCAGGCCGCCAAATCCCTGCAGGCTGTAATTGTAAGGCTGGTGGACAGGCGTATGAACCGGGCCTTTCCCGGACTGGAACAGAAAAAGGCGGAAACCGAGGAAGAAAAACAGGAATTAATACGGCAGAAAACGGTATTTGCTTATGGCTGCAGTTTTTATAAGGTTATGTGGATTTTCTTCCTGGGGGCTTTCCTGGGGGCTCTGGTGGAAATGGTGTTCTGCCGGTTTACCATGGGCTGGTGGATGAGCAGGAGCAGCCTGGTGTACGGTACATTCAGCCTGGTCTGGGGAATTGGCGTTGCCGGGGCTACCATTGTGCTTTACCGTTACCGGAATCAGGAGGACAGCCATATTTTTCTGGCGGGAACTCTGCTGGGCGGGGCTTATGAATATATCTGCAGCGTGTTTACCGAACTGGCCTTCGGAACAGTGTTCTGGGATTACAGCGACATACCATTTAATCTGGGAGGCAGGATTAATCTTCTGTACTGCTTTTTCTGGGGAATTGCCGCATGGGTGTGGATGAAACGACTGTATCCTCTGATATCGCGGTGGATTGAAAAAATCCCGAAAAAAGCGGGAAAAATACTGACCTGGATATTCCTGGTATTTATGGTATGGGATATAGGGATATCCGCACTGGCGCTGGCCCGCTATGGAGAACGGGCACAGGGGATTCCGCCTGCCCATGAGCTGGCTGTCTGGCTGGACAGGGAATTTCCGGATGAACGGATGGATGAGATTTATCCCAGTGCGAAAACCATGGAGAAAGTGGGACAGGAATAA